The window GGTTCCAGCGGTGGTTCCGGCCACGGTTCCGGCGATGGTTCCAGCGACCACCGACGTCAAGGAGGTGAAAGGCCAGGTCAGCCCCGATGGGCGACCTGCCCAACCGCATCCGACATGTCTTATCTGCTCTGCCCTGCCGCCCGTTCTGTGGGCGGCCTGAGGGATGGGCGCCGCAGGCGCTCCGATCGGAGGTAGTAGACGTGACCCTGCTGATAGGCGCGGGCGGAGCGATCGCGGTGATCGCGGTAGCCGTCGCCGTAGTGATCGCGGCAGCTCGGCGGCGAGCCGAGGCCCATCTACTGGCATCACGACACGCCGTACAACTCATACCCACCTCCACCTTCGATCCCGACATGGCCGACGTCCTGCAGGCCACCGCCCTGCTGGCGGCCGTCCGGCCGGCCGTCAGCAGCGCGCCGCGGCGCGCAGCGCCGCTGCGCGTCCGTTTTGTCAGCCGCCCAGGGGGGCGGATCGCAATGGAGATCACGGTTCCGGCGAACGCGCGGTCCCTGGTCGAGCAGGGCAGCTACCGCAACGTCGAACACCGCCGGGTGCCCTACGGCACCCCCGCGGGAGCGCCGCTGGACGACCAGGTGGACCCGAGCGCCATCCGGCTGTGGGAGACGCCCGGCAGCAACGAGGAGACGGCCGATCGGTGAGGTTCTCCCGTCGCTGCGGGGGGCGGTAGTCGGGGGTGAGCTGTCCCCGGCTGAGCGGGGTTGGCGCTGGTCGGGGCGGGGGTCATGTCTCCCGCGGGGTCATCTCTCCTCTCATCAACCACTACTAAAATACCACGCAGCGTGGTATTTTAGTAGTGGTTGATGTTCCCTCCCCTGGTCGAACTCCCCGCCACCCCCTCGGCGCCGAAGGGCGGACACATGTCCCCGACCGTCCCCACCTCCGACCACACCGCCCTACCGCTGCCCCTGTGGACCCCGCCCGCGCCCGCGGACCTGCCGGACTGGCGCGGCCGCCTGTGCGACACCGCCTACGCCCCGGTGAGGATCGCCGCCCTGATAAGCGCGCTCGGGCAGGGCCGCGGCACCCTCATCCCGGTCGGACCCCAGGGCGACCCCTGGTCACTGCCGCACATCGCCGCCGAACTCGACGCCACGGAAAGCCGCAGGCTGGCCGAGGCCACCCTGTTCCACGTCACCGCCGACATGACAGCGTTGGCGCTCGCGGTGGCCGCCACCCCACCCACCGAGCAGATCCACGCCGACCGGCTGCCTGCCCCGGGCGGGTTCATGCTCTTCGAGGAACCGATCGGCAGCTACACGATCGACCTGCGGGAGTCCATGCACGCCGGCGGTCTACGCCCGGCCGGCGGCCCGTTGTGCGTCTCGGTGCCCATCGTCGCGGTCTCCTGGTCCCTGTGGGTTCCCCGCGACGGCGCGGCGCAGCGTCGGCAGGACTCCCGGTGGGCCGTCACGGAGGACGGTGGGCGCCGGCTTCTCCCGTCCCATCTGCACGGGGTGTGGATCACCTTCTACACCGCGACGGGAAACGGCCTGGCCTCCCTGCCGCGAGACACGGTCGTCGCCCTGGACGCCGCCGGCATTCCTCTCACCGCCGACCAGGTCGCTCCCCGACGTTTCCTCGGCCCGCTGACCTGGGACGACGAGACCCTGCTGGAGTTCGGGTCCACCTTTGACACCCCCACGGTGAACACGCCGGCCCAATGGGCGCAGGTCGTCTACACCGCCTGGCAACTGATCACCCAGCGGGCGGTCCGGCGGCCTCTCACCGATGTGGATGTCCTGCCCCGTCCCCGGGCGGGACGGCGCCGCGATACCCGCGCCGGGATCACCGACGGGCAGGTGCGGATCGTGCGGGTGCACCCCACCCACCAGCCCACCTCGGACGCCGCGCAGCGCGACCGGGCCGGTTCCACCGGGCGTGACGCGCCGATGTGGACCCACCGGTGGCCGGTCGCGCCGTATCGGCGCAACACCTGCCTCAATCCCCGCGCACACGCCGACGGTGGCTGCGAGCACGCAGAGCAGATCATCCCTGCCCACCTCAAGGGCCCGGCTGATCTGCCGCTGCGGACCCGTCCCACGGTCCACCTCTGGGACGCCCCACCGCAGGGCGGCGACCGCACGGCCGCGGTGCGCTGACAGGCGACCTACAGCGCTACGGGGGTCAGCTCACCGCACCCACCGCGCAATTTTTCCCCGGGTAGGTGTCGCTTCGGGCGGTCGCGGTGTGCCTTCCAAGGGAGAGATAACCCGCCCGCCCACGAGGAGGACCGGTGCCCATCGCCGTGACGGACCGCCGATGACCACACTCGTTGATCTAGACGGCGGCGACCAGGCCGACCCCGTCCCCGCGTCCGACCCGCAGGGCGCGCCGCTGCTGATCCGTGCCGGTGAGCGTCTCGCGGGCCCCGGGGAGGACCTGCACACCGCCCGCGCTGAGCTCACCCTCGGTCTCGACGACGCGCTGCCGCTACGCACCCTGGGGTTCGATCCCGACCCGCTCACCCCGTTCGCCCGGGCCTACGCCCAGCTGCGCCCGGACCTGGGGGAAACCGCGGAGATCTGCCTGGACCTGCTGCCCGTCACCCCCGCCCAACGCCGCGCCCGTGTGCACCGCGCGGTGCGCGCCGAAGGCACCGGCGGCCCGCCGGGACGCGCAGGGCAGCTACTTCACCTCGCCGACACCGCGATCGGCGCGACGATCACCCTGACCGATCAGCTGTTCGCCGAAACCTTCGGGGGCCCCCGCCCCGGCGGTGGCCGGACCGGACCGGGCGGGCAGGGAGCGCGTCAACCGGGGCCGCTGGAGACCGCGCAGGTCCGGGCGCGGACCCGGGCGGTGTCCGCCAAGCTGCTCTCGACCGATCCGCTGTGGCAGATGCAGCTGCTGCTACGGACCCGCTCGGCGATCCCGGGCCGCGCCGAAGCTCACCTGCACGTCCTGATCGGCTGCTTCAAGCAGTGGGCGGGCGAGAACCATCTCACCGCCGTCGGCGCCAATCTCGGCTGGCTGCACCTGGGCGCCGACAGCCAGCTGCGGCGCGGCCGGTTCGACCGGCGAATGGACACCGGCCGATTTCGACCCCGGTCCCGCTCGTGGGTCAGCACTACTGAGATCGCCGGGTTGCTCAAACCTCCGACCCGCAGGTGCACCGCGGGCAACGTCGAACGCGGCTTCGAGATCCCCCCGCCGCCGGCAACGTTGCCCACCTACAGCCGCGACCGGACCGACCTCGTCCCCCTGGGGCTGGTCCGTACCGACACCGGCTGGCGGCCGGTCGGGGTGAAGGTGCGCGAAACCCAGTTCACCCTGTTCTCCGGACGGTCCGGCTGGGGCAAGACAGAAACGTCACTGGGTCGTTTCCTCGCCCTCGTCCGCTGTGCGGGGATGGGCGGGTTTCTGCTGGACCCGCACCGCGACGGCCTCGCCCTGGCCAAGGAGTACCTCGTCGACCAGGGCGCCCGGGTGCTCGAGCTGGACATGTCTCCGCGCGGGTCGGACACCCGGCAGGCGGCGTGGAACCCGCTGTCGATGGAGGGGTTCACCGTCGATGACGTCGACGCCCGCGCCGGGGCGGTCGTGGCGGCGTTCGCCTCGGCGATGGGCTGGACCGAAACCAACACCCGCGCCCTGTCGATCATCACGATGGCGGCGCAGTCGCTGTGCGAGCTCGCCCTGCAGCTACCCCCCGACCTGGCGCCGACGATCTTCCAGATCCCCAGCATCCTGTCGAACGAGGACTGGCGGGAGAGTGTCATCCCCCACCTGTCGCCGGCGATGCGGGACTACTGGTCCACCCGGTTCAAGCGGGTCGCCGACCACGTCACCCCCGTCACGAACATCATCGACCGGATGCGGTCGAGTAAGACGATCGCCGGGGTGTTCGGGTCCAGCCGCAGCACGTACAACGTGCGCCACGCCATGGACACCGGCAAGATCGTGCTCGCCTGCCCGTCCGGTCTCGACGACAAGGACCGGCTGATCGCGAACATGCTGGTCTTCGACCTGTTCCGCGCCGCCCGTTCCCGCCAGGACATCGTCGACCCGGCCGCGCGCCGGCCCTGCCATGCGTTCATCGACGAGCTGCCCGCGATCGACGGCGGCAGCCGCGGCACCCTGGCCCGCATTCTCGAGCAGACCCGCAAGTACGGGCTGTTCCTGCACGCCGCCACCCAGCAGCCCGAGGCGCTGACCCCCACCACGCTCAAGGCGTTCCTGACCAACCGGTCGCACCTGTTCTCCTCCTCGGTGATGGAGGAGTCCGCACGGCTACTGGCCCGCAACTGGGGTGGCGCCGTCACCCCGGAGACGATCATCGGGTTGGAGCGGTACACCCACCTGGCCGGCGTCACTCTCGACGGAGTCATCCACCCGCCGTTCCTGGTCCGTGGCCTGACCGTGCATCAGCTGTTCGGTGACGTGCACGCCCCCGACCGCATCGACGAGCTCGACGCGGCGATCGACCGCAACCTGCACCGGCGGCCCATCGCCGAGACCATCGCCGACCTAGACGGCAAGGACGAGGCGATCCTCACCGCACTGAGCACCCCCACCCCCGCCGCACCGCGACCACCCGCAGGGAGCTCACCGCGCGGGCGCGGGCGCTCGGTCACGACGACCGTCCCCGTCGACCTCAGTAGCCCCACCGCCGCAGCGGCAGCCCCGTCGGAGGATGTGCCCGCCAGCTCCGCCGTGACCGACCTCGCCGATGCCCAGCACCCACAGGGCCGCGGGCGGGGGCTGTGACATGAGCGTGCAGCGATTCGACGGCGCGGCCAGCCCACCGGCGCCGGGCGGCCCCCCGACCCGACCCGCACCGCCACTGTCGGAGACCGATACCGCCGTCCTGATGAGCCTCTACCAGCACCGGCTGATGACCATCGCGCAGATCCATGACCTACACACCCCGGCTAGCTCGTCCCGATGGACCCGAAAGGTCGTGGACCGCCTCACCGTGCGCGGCCTCATCGACCATGTGCGCCAGGCCGGCCGTAGTAATCGTCGGGTCTGGTTCGTCACCAACCTCGGCGCCCAAGTCGTGGAGGACGCCGGCCAGATACTCCCCCGTCCCGGCTACCGGCCTAGCCCCGAGACCGCCGCCGGCCCGTTGCAGGCCCACACCCTGGGCTGCAACGAGATCGGCCTGTCCTTCGCCCGCGCCGCCCGAGCCCTCGGCGACGACTGCGGGCCGGGCGCCTGGCACCACGAGTGGGCCACCCGCATCGCCGACCACACCCCGGGCGCCGCCCGCTGGTCCAACATGATCGCCTCCGACCTGCTGCTGCGCTACCTGCACCGCGGCCCGCACGGCGACCAGGCCGCCGTGCGCCTGATCGAATACGACCGCAACCACCGCACCCTCGACGACGTCCTC of the Parafrankia discariae genome contains:
- a CDS encoding type IV secretory system conjugative DNA transfer family protein encodes the protein MTTLVDLDGGDQADPVPASDPQGAPLLIRAGERLAGPGEDLHTARAELTLGLDDALPLRTLGFDPDPLTPFARAYAQLRPDLGETAEICLDLLPVTPAQRRARVHRAVRAEGTGGPPGRAGQLLHLADTAIGATITLTDQLFAETFGGPRPGGGRTGPGGQGARQPGPLETAQVRARTRAVSAKLLSTDPLWQMQLLLRTRSAIPGRAEAHLHVLIGCFKQWAGENHLTAVGANLGWLHLGADSQLRRGRFDRRMDTGRFRPRSRSWVSTTEIAGLLKPPTRRCTAGNVERGFEIPPPPATLPTYSRDRTDLVPLGLVRTDTGWRPVGVKVRETQFTLFSGRSGWGKTETSLGRFLALVRCAGMGGFLLDPHRDGLALAKEYLVDQGARVLELDMSPRGSDTRQAAWNPLSMEGFTVDDVDARAGAVVAAFASAMGWTETNTRALSIITMAAQSLCELALQLPPDLAPTIFQIPSILSNEDWRESVIPHLSPAMRDYWSTRFKRVADHVTPVTNIIDRMRSSKTIAGVFGSSRSTYNVRHAMDTGKIVLACPSGLDDKDRLIANMLVFDLFRAARSRQDIVDPAARRPCHAFIDELPAIDGGSRGTLARILEQTRKYGLFLHAATQQPEALTPTTLKAFLTNRSHLFSSSVMEESARLLARNWGGAVTPETIIGLERYTHLAGVTLDGVIHPPFLVRGLTVHQLFGDVHAPDRIDELDAAIDRNLHRRPIAETIADLDGKDEAILTALSTPTPAAPRPPAGSSPRGRGRSVTTTVPVDLSSPTAAAAAPSEDVPASSAVTDLADAQHPQGRGRGL
- a CDS encoding replication-relaxation family protein, whose amino-acid sequence is MSVQRFDGAASPPAPGGPPTRPAPPLSETDTAVLMSLYQHRLMTIAQIHDLHTPASSSRWTRKVVDRLTVRGLIDHVRQAGRSNRRVWFVTNLGAQVVEDAGQILPRPGYRPSPETAAGPLQAHTLGCNEIGLSFARAARALGDDCGPGAWHHEWATRIADHTPGAARWSNMIASDLLLRYLHRGPHGDQAAVRLIEYDRNHRTLDDVLAQLRAYARYHAYIPGGARQPLWQRDHGPVFPRVLLVLDRGSPATLTTRRRSLTWMCQEDPLLTRHAAALGLLATTLEDLVAHGPWQPIFWPLTGDQVDTPVTWTGTAEAPVSGSSQPGGRA